The Nitrospirota bacterium genome has a window encoding:
- a CDS encoding DUF167 family protein, which yields MNALIVQDTKAGAVLTVHIQPKASTTECVGLHGDAIKIRIAAPPVDGAANDELIRFLARQLSTPLASVQIQSGASGRHKRVLVKGATAQLVRDRLNLGEEKAVAKP from the coding sequence ATGAATGCGCTGATTGTGCAGGACACCAAAGCCGGAGCGGTCCTCACCGTTCATATCCAGCCTAAAGCCTCCACTACAGAATGTGTGGGCCTTCACGGCGACGCGATTAAAATCAGAATAGCCGCCCCTCCGGTCGATGGCGCAGCCAACGACGAATTGATCCGATTCTTGGCCCGCCAACTCTCGACGCCTCTTGCTTCGGTGCAGATCCAATCCGGTGCGAGTGGGCGGCACAAACGTGTCCTCGTGAAAGGGGCTACCGCGCAGCTCGTACGAGACCGCTTGAACCTTGGTGAGGAGAAGGCAGTGGCGAAGCCATGA